In the Pseudomonadota bacterium genome, CGACCGTTGATGAACGCGCCGTTTACGGATCTCTGCGGCGAACATCGGGCCGAACCGGTTCCACCAGAATCGCACCGTCTCGTGGCAGATGTCGATGCCGCGTTCAAACAAAAGATCCTCGACCTGACGAAGCGACAGCGGATAACGAACATACATCATCACTGTCAGGCGGATGATCTCGGGCGACCTGTTGAAATAACGGAAGGGACTTCTCATCCGCGAAGGCTACGGAACGAGCCCACTCGCCTC is a window encoding:
- a CDS encoding IS6 family transposase, coding for MRSPFRYFNRSPEIIRLTVMMYVRYPLSLRQVEDLLFERGIDICHETVRFWWNRFGPMFAAEIRKRRVHQRS